From Cyprinus carpio isolate SPL01 chromosome A18, ASM1834038v1, whole genome shotgun sequence:
GCAGCCATAATGGATCCACGTCACCTGGGTGCTACACTGGCCTCTGCATTCCAGCTGTCATCTCAGCGATCTACCCCCCTTCACAAGCCTCCCCACGGCTCCAGCCATGCACCACGTGACCTGCAGGGCATGAACTTCTCCATGTGTTTGCAGCGCCTGGCGGAGGTTAGCTGCAACAACGGTGGAGTAGTACCTTCCCCATCCCCATCTCCACCGGCCGCTTCACCTTTTCCCCACTGTTCTCCGCCACTTCACGCAGCCTTCTCCTGCGAGCTTTGCGGTCAGGGTTTTCACTCTATGCGCAGCCTGTCCGCCCACCGCCGCACACACGCCTGCGATAGGCCCTACCACTGTGGTGTGTGCCAGCTCACGTTCTCCCAAAGTGGCGAACTGGCACGACACATGAGGAGTCACCGCCGCTCTGCTGCTGGACAGGAAACTGATCCCAACTTTGCCAGTGCAGATGAGGACAGAAAACTTTCTGGACAAGGAGATAATGATATTTCCAGTGGTCATGGAACAAGTATGGAGGCTGGGAAGCCTTCGGGAGGTACTATCCTGATCCTGACATCTTCGCAGTCCAGGGCTGTGGATCGCAATCTGCTGCGCTACTATCAGCCTCCGAGAGAAGCAGATGAGGAGGGTCAAGGTGAACCGCAGCAGCCGTCTCCCTATGGCAGCCCCTCAGAGGGCTCTCTGGAGAGCGGAGATACAGGTGGAAGCGGCGAGAGTGGGATAGCCAGCGGCAACTGCACACCAAAGCGTCCAGAACGGGAGGATCGTCCTCAAGGCGAATGGGATGGAGAGGTGGAGGCCGTGGAGATGGTCCAGGACTGGCAGAGGGAGAATGAAAGGAGGCAGGTCACCAGCGGAGGGggcaagaagaaaaaagaagaggcTTGCGAGTTCTGCGGAAAGTGTTTCCGCAACAGCAGCAACCTGACGGTCCACCGACGCAGCCACACGGGCGAAAGACCGTACCGCTGCGGCCTCTGCAGCTACGCCTGCGCGCAAAGCAGCAAACTCACGCGTCACATGAAAACACATGGCGCCCGTGGGACCCGTGCCCCTTTTCAGTGCCACCTATGCTCCGTCCCGTTCACCGTCTATGCCACACTGGAGAAACACCTCAAGAAGGTCCATGGACTCACTCACGCCAATGGCGGCGCCTACAGTCAGGGCCCGCATGCTGATTACAATAACCTCAACATCACAATGGAGGACGACTCGGTCCGTGAACAATCAGGAGCACCCATCACAATGCTCACAGAATCAAATGCGAACCTATCAGAGCAGCACAAAGAGGACGACGCTGAGATGAGGGTCAGCGATGATGAGCCACCTACCTCTGAGGAAACAGACAGCACTGTGGTGTTAGGTCAAACCACAGTATAAACATAGCATATGACTTCTACACGACACTCTGATCGTGACCAAAACCACCAAGCTTGATGATCTTCTGCCCGCAACCCAGTATGCGCATCTTATCAAAAAACCGAGAGGACCTTTGTCAATTTCACCACAGTACTTAGAAACACTGTAGGGTGCAACACTGATACTGTTCGAGATTTGATAGATTTTCATATCAGTACAAGTGCCTAATGTTAAAT
This genomic window contains:
- the LOC109081728 gene encoding B-cell lymphoma/leukemia 11B-like isoform X2, whose amino-acid sequence is MSRRKLGSRPQHLSAMQVIPADSSPSPEQVPQPDDGGRDLLTCGQCGQAFPLAHILTFIQHKQGGCGTARARPQVHTPPSPANRTLRYGQGTQVEAGYVELRRMTDKRWKEEPGVRVEANRAEEPSIFTCQVCQCVFSSAWTLLQHAQNAHSLNIYQVEDDTITQTSKPAAIMDPRHLGATLASAFQLSSQRSTPLHKPPHGSSHAPRDLQGMNFSMCLQRLAEVSCNNGGVVPSPSPSPPAASPFPHCSPPLHAAFSCELCGQGFHSMRSLSAHRRTHACDRPYHCGVCQLTFSQSGELARHMRSHRRSAAGQETDPNFASADEDRKLSGQGDNDISSGHGTSMEAGKPSGGTILILTSSQSRAVDRNLLRYYQPPREADEEGQGEPQQPSPYGSPSEGSLESGDTGGSGESGIASGNCTPKRPEREDRPQGEWDGEVEAVEMVQDWQRENERRQVTSGGGKKKKEEACEFCGKCFRNSSNLTVHRRSHTGERPYRCGLCSYACAQSSKLTRHMKTHGARGTRAPFQCHLCSVPFTVYATLEKHLKKVHGLTHANGGAYSQGPHADYNNLNITMEDDSVREQSGAPITMLTESNANLSEQHKEDDAEMRVSDDEPPTSEETDSTVVLGQTTV
- the LOC109081728 gene encoding B-cell lymphoma/leukemia 11B-like isoform X1, with translation MSRRKLGSRPQHLSAMQDALDSTVIPADSSPSPEQVPQPDDGGRDLLTCGQCGQAFPLAHILTFIQHKQGGCGTARARPQVHTPPSPANRTLRYGQGTQVEAGYVELRRMTDKRWKEEPGVRVEANRAEEPSIFTCQVCQCVFSSAWTLLQHAQNAHSLNIYQVEDDTITQTSKPAAIMDPRHLGATLASAFQLSSQRSTPLHKPPHGSSHAPRDLQGMNFSMCLQRLAEVSCNNGGVVPSPSPSPPAASPFPHCSPPLHAAFSCELCGQGFHSMRSLSAHRRTHACDRPYHCGVCQLTFSQSGELARHMRSHRRSAAGQETDPNFASADEDRKLSGQGDNDISSGHGTSMEAGKPSGGTILILTSSQSRAVDRNLLRYYQPPREADEEGQGEPQQPSPYGSPSEGSLESGDTGGSGESGIASGNCTPKRPEREDRPQGEWDGEVEAVEMVQDWQRENERRQVTSGGGKKKKEEACEFCGKCFRNSSNLTVHRRSHTGERPYRCGLCSYACAQSSKLTRHMKTHGARGTRAPFQCHLCSVPFTVYATLEKHLKKVHGLTHANGGAYSQGPHADYNNLNITMEDDSVREQSGAPITMLTESNANLSEQHKEDDAEMRVSDDEPPTSEETDSTVVLGQTTV
- the LOC109081728 gene encoding B-cell lymphoma/leukemia 11B-like isoform X3; the encoded protein is MGILTKRVRGRMKAREAGYCVSLQDPETKAPLHPPCALHPRERFGSRRGVAWSGRRCSHREEPSIFTCQVCQCVFSSAWTLLQHAQNAHSLNIYQVEDDTITQTSKPAAIMDPRHLGATLASAFQLSSQRSTPLHKPPHGSSHAPRDLQGMNFSMCLQRLAEVSCNNGGVVPSPSPSPPAASPFPHCSPPLHAAFSCELCGQGFHSMRSLSAHRRTHACDRPYHCGVCQLTFSQSGELARHMRSHRRSAAGQETDPNFASADEDRKLSGQGDNDISSGHGTSMEAGKPSGGTILILTSSQSRAVDRNLLRYYQPPREADEEGQGEPQQPSPYGSPSEGSLESGDTGGSGESGIASGNCTPKRPEREDRPQGEWDGEVEAVEMVQDWQRENERRQVTSGGGKKKKEEACEFCGKCFRNSSNLTVHRRSHTGERPYRCGLCSYACAQSSKLTRHMKTHGARGTRAPFQCHLCSVPFTVYATLEKHLKKVHGLTHANGGAYSQGPHADYNNLNITMEDDSVREQSGAPITMLTESNANLSEQHKEDDAEMRVSDDEPPTSEETDSTVVLGQTTV